A stretch of the Corylus avellana chromosome ca6, CavTom2PMs-1.0 genome encodes the following:
- the LOC132185698 gene encoding probable hexosyltransferase MUCI70 isoform X1 yields MFGNNSISISVSDSDSDELGRMRVRVRRKRKKPGHRVKNELVRRVIRAILKYWTLLIFLPAAGLLVFEASRIGRKPSLVVNSELGAAKKPKSEGNLNRLDPTTRVVGGVRERCLKLLPLEELEHLDIPEGGESTSPVKKVLYMSENDIPFLEENTNLQRTGATRFNVFTGNQTRDQREKSFKVNETPMVHCGFYSEYGGFKISNEDKNYMQSCKVVVSTCAFGGGDDLYQPIGMSESSLRKVCYVAFWDEITLSAQESVGHRIGEDGFIGKWRIVVVQELPFTDQRLNGKIPKMLGHRLFPHAKYSIWVDSKSQFRRDPLGVLEALLWRSNSVLAISEHGARSSVYDEAKAVVKKNKATPEEVEVQLTQYHHDDFPEDKRFNGKKALAEASVIVREHTPLTNLFMCLWFNEVVRFTSRDQLSFPYVLWRLKVLKNINMFPVCTRKDLVNSMGHIRKAKPLIT; encoded by the exons ATGTTCGGCAACAACAGCATATCAATCTCGGTCTCCGACTCCGACTCCGACGAGCTCGGTCGGATGCGAGTCCGGGTCCGACGGAAGCGTAAGAAACCCGGTCACCGGGTCAAGAATGAGTTGGTTCGGCGAGTGATTCGGGCGATCTTAAAGTACTGGACGCTTCTGATCTTCCTCCCAGCCGCTGGATTGCTTGTGTTTGAGGCCTCAAGGATCGGCCGGAAACCGAGCCTGGTGGTGAACTCGGAACTCGGTGCGGCGAAGAAACCGAAATCGGAGGGAAATTTGAATCGGCTTGATCCAACGACTCGAGTTGTTGGCGGCGTTAGAGAAC GTTGCTTGAAGCTCCTGCCCCTTGAAGAACTTGAGCATCTTGATATTCCTGAGGGTGGAGAATCCACTAGTCCTGTGAAAAAAGTATTATACATGTCAGAGAATGATATACCATTTTTAGAAGAAAACACTAACCTGCAGCGCACAGGAGCAACAAGATTTAATGTATTTACTGGAAACCAAACTCGTGATCAGAGAGAGAAAAGTTTCAAG GTGAATGAAACTCCTATGGTACATTGTGGTTTTTACAGTGAATATGGAGGGTTTAAAATTTCTAATGAAGACAAAAATTACATGCAAAGTTGCAAAGTAGTGGTGTCTACTTGTGCATTTGGTGGTGGAGATGATCTTTATCAACCTATTGGAATGTCAGAGTCATCACTTAGAAAG GTTTGCTATGTTGCATTCTGGGATGAAATCACTTTGAGTGCACAAGAATCAGTGGGACATAGAATTGGTGAGGATGGATTTATTGGGAAATGGCGTATTGTGGTTGTTCAGGAACTTCCTTTCACAGACCAAAGATTGAATGGTAAAATCCCAAAG ATGCTGGGTCATCGTCTTTTCCCTCATGCAAAGTACTCCATATGGGTAGACTCGAAGTCCCAGTTTAGGAGGGACCCTTTAGGTGTGTTGGAAGCCCTTCTCTGGCGTTCAAATTCAGTACTTGCGATTTCAGAACATGGAGCTCGCAGCAGTGTCTACGATGAGGCCAAGGCTGTTGTCAAGAAAAACAAAGCCACCCCAGAAGAAGTTGAGGTGCAATTGACTCAATACCACCACGATGACTTCCCTGAGGACAAGAGATTTAATGGAAAGAAAG CACTAGCTGAAGCTTCTGTCATCGTGAGGGAGCATACGCCATTGACTAATCTGTTTATGTGCCTGTGGTTTAATGAGGTTGTCCGTTTCACTTCACGGGATCAGTTAAGTTTCCCATATGTACTGTGGCGGCTGAAAGTGCTCAAGAACATCAACATGTTCCCTGTCTGCACCCGCAAAGATCTTGTCAATAGTATGGGCCACATACGCAAGGCCAAGCCCTTAATAACTTGA
- the LOC132185698 gene encoding probable hexosyltransferase MUCI70 isoform X2 → MFGNNSISISVSDSDSDELGRMRVRVRRKRKKPGHRVKNELVRRVIRAILKYWTLLIFLPAAGLLVFEASRIGRKPSLVVNSELGAAKKPKSEGNLNRLDPTTRVVGGVRERCLKLLPLEELEHLDIPEGGESTSPVKKVLYMSENDIPFLEENTNLQRTGATRFNVFTGNQTRDQREKSFKVCYVAFWDEITLSAQESVGHRIGEDGFIGKWRIVVVQELPFTDQRLNGKIPKMLGHRLFPHAKYSIWVDSKSQFRRDPLGVLEALLWRSNSVLAISEHGARSSVYDEAKAVVKKNKATPEEVEVQLTQYHHDDFPEDKRFNGKKALAEASVIVREHTPLTNLFMCLWFNEVVRFTSRDQLSFPYVLWRLKVLKNINMFPVCTRKDLVNSMGHIRKAKPLIT, encoded by the exons ATGTTCGGCAACAACAGCATATCAATCTCGGTCTCCGACTCCGACTCCGACGAGCTCGGTCGGATGCGAGTCCGGGTCCGACGGAAGCGTAAGAAACCCGGTCACCGGGTCAAGAATGAGTTGGTTCGGCGAGTGATTCGGGCGATCTTAAAGTACTGGACGCTTCTGATCTTCCTCCCAGCCGCTGGATTGCTTGTGTTTGAGGCCTCAAGGATCGGCCGGAAACCGAGCCTGGTGGTGAACTCGGAACTCGGTGCGGCGAAGAAACCGAAATCGGAGGGAAATTTGAATCGGCTTGATCCAACGACTCGAGTTGTTGGCGGCGTTAGAGAAC GTTGCTTGAAGCTCCTGCCCCTTGAAGAACTTGAGCATCTTGATATTCCTGAGGGTGGAGAATCCACTAGTCCTGTGAAAAAAGTATTATACATGTCAGAGAATGATATACCATTTTTAGAAGAAAACACTAACCTGCAGCGCACAGGAGCAACAAGATTTAATGTATTTACTGGAAACCAAACTCGTGATCAGAGAGAGAAAAGTTTCAAG GTTTGCTATGTTGCATTCTGGGATGAAATCACTTTGAGTGCACAAGAATCAGTGGGACATAGAATTGGTGAGGATGGATTTATTGGGAAATGGCGTATTGTGGTTGTTCAGGAACTTCCTTTCACAGACCAAAGATTGAATGGTAAAATCCCAAAG ATGCTGGGTCATCGTCTTTTCCCTCATGCAAAGTACTCCATATGGGTAGACTCGAAGTCCCAGTTTAGGAGGGACCCTTTAGGTGTGTTGGAAGCCCTTCTCTGGCGTTCAAATTCAGTACTTGCGATTTCAGAACATGGAGCTCGCAGCAGTGTCTACGATGAGGCCAAGGCTGTTGTCAAGAAAAACAAAGCCACCCCAGAAGAAGTTGAGGTGCAATTGACTCAATACCACCACGATGACTTCCCTGAGGACAAGAGATTTAATGGAAAGAAAG CACTAGCTGAAGCTTCTGTCATCGTGAGGGAGCATACGCCATTGACTAATCTGTTTATGTGCCTGTGGTTTAATGAGGTTGTCCGTTTCACTTCACGGGATCAGTTAAGTTTCCCATATGTACTGTGGCGGCTGAAAGTGCTCAAGAACATCAACATGTTCCCTGTCTGCACCCGCAAAGATCTTGTCAATAGTATGGGCCACATACGCAAGGCCAAGCCCTTAATAACTTGA
- the LOC132185695 gene encoding probable E3 ubiquitin-protein ligase ARI1, with protein sequence MEDYFSSGDEYCYHDYYDDDDDRDASYGLQEIETEVPLSCTKGPSSEVITKESLLAAQREDLRRIMDLLSLKEHLARTLLIHYRWDVDKVIVVLVEKGKDKLYAEAGVTVSEHDNLSSELSSMVMCIICIEEVSASEVTTMDCGHCFCNNCWTEHFIVKINEGQSRRIRCMEYNCYAICDEAKIRSLVSARDPNLSEKFDRFLLESYIEDNKRVKWCPSVPHCGNAIRIKDDEFCEVECACGLQFCFNCLSEAHSPCSCLMWELWTKKCQDESETVNWITVHTKPCPNCHKLVHKDGGCNLVCCVCGQAFCWLCGGPTGKEHTWTSISGHSCGQYKEDQGKKTERAKMDLLRYIHYHNLFKAHTDSFKREAELKETIQEKISHLEERQSSKDFSWVTNGLDRLFRSRRVLSYSYPFAYYMFGDDSVKLEMTKEEKEIKQNLFEEQQQQLHANVEKLSLFIGEPFDQYPEDEVEELRMKIINLSVITDRLCRKLYECIENDLLDSIQLVRHRIAPYMSRGLEKASELSICWKTEA encoded by the exons ATGGAGGACTATTTTAGCAGCGGCGATGAATACTGTTACCACGACTACTACGACGACGACGATGATCGAGACGCTTCGTATGGGTTACAAGAGATTGAGACCGAGGTGCCCTTGTCCTGTACCAAGGGTCCGTCCAGCGAG GTAATCACAAAAGAATCTCTTTTGGCTGCACAG AGGGAGGACTTGCGCAGGATAATGGATTTGCTTTCATTGAAGGAACACCTTGCGCGAACCCTACTCATTCATTATCGCTGGGATGTTGACAAGGTGATTGTGGTGCTTGTAGAGAAGGGGAAAGATAAATTATATGCTGAAGCGGGTGTGACAGTTTCGGAGCATGACAATCTTTCCTCGGAGCTTTCATCGATGGTCATGTGCATTATTTGCATAGAGGAAGTATCTGCAAGCGAGGTGACAACGATGGACTGTGGTCACTGCTTTTGCAACAATT GTTGGACAGAGCATTTTATTGTGAAGATAAATGAGGGTCAGAGTAGGCGTATTAGGTGCATGGAATACAACTGCTATGCTATTTGTGATGAAGCGAAAATCAGAAGTCTAGTCAGTGCAAGGGATCCTAACCTGTCAGAGAAATTTGATCGCTTTCTTTTAGAATCATATATTGAAGATAATAAAAGGGTTAAGTGGTGCCCCAGTGTTCCCCACTGTGGAAATGCTATTCGTATTAAGGATGATGAGTTTTGTGAGGTTGAATGTGCCTGTGGTCTGCAATTCTGTTTTAATTGCTTAAGTGAAGCACACTCGCCTTGTTCATGTCTAATGTGGGAACTCTGGACCAAGAAGTGCCAAGATGAGTCAGAGACGGTTAATTGGATTACAGTCCACACGAAACCATGCCCCAATTGTCACAAGCTGGTTCACAAAGATGGAGGATGCAACTTAGTATGCTGCGTTTGTGGACAAGCATTTTG TTGGCTCTGTGGTGGCCCAACTGGTAAAGAACATACGTGGACAAGCATCAGTGGTCACAGTTGTGGGCAATACAAGGAAGACCAGGGGAAGAAAACTGAGCGTGCAAAGATGGACCTACTCCGCTACATTCACTACCACAACCTATTCAAAGCTCATACGGATTCTTTTAAGCGTGAAGCTGAGTTGAAGGAAACCATACAAGAAAAGATATCACATCTGGAAGAAAGACAATCATCTAAAGATTTCAGTTGGGTTACAAATGGACTCGACAGACTCTTCAGGTCAAGGCGGGTTCTTTCCTATTCTTACCCATTTGCATATTACATGTTCGGCGATGACTCGGTCAAACTTGAAATgacaaaagaggaaaaagaaataaaacagaACTTGTTTGAGGAACAACAGCAGCAGCTTCATGCGAATGTTGAGAAGCTTTCATTATTTATTGGGGAGCCTTTTGATCAATATCCAGAGGATGAAGTTGAGGAACTAAGAATGAAGATCATAAATCTTTCTGTGATTACCGACAGACTTTGCAGAAAATT GTACGAATGCATTGAGAATGATTTGTTGGATTCAATCCAGCTGGTACGTCACAGAATTGCTCCTTACATGTCAAGGGGCCTGGAGAAAGCATCAgaactttcaatttgttggAAGACCGAGGCCTGA
- the LOC132185697 gene encoding protein DETOXIFICATION 33 gives MGVETPLLTNNHSNHEDEKPVSYVKEFGRESKSLWKLAGPAIFTSICQYSLGALTQTFAGLVGELELAAVSVENSVIAGLAFGVMLGMGSALETLCGQAYGAGSIRMLGVYMQRSWVILLTTACILVPIYVWSPPILEVIGETTEISEAAGKFALWMLPQLFAYALNFPIQKFLQAQRKVLVMAWISAVVLVLHTFFSWLLILKLGWGLTGAAITLNTSWWLIVIAQLLYIFITKSDGAWAGFSWLAFADLWGFVKLSLASAVMLCLEFWYLMILVVITGRLQDPLIPVDAISICMNIQGWDAMIALGFNAAISVRVSNELGAGNFRAAKFAVIVVSITSISIGVVCMSVVFATRDYFPYLFTTSEAVAVETTKLAVLLGITVLLNSLQPVLSGVAVGAGWQAIVAYINIGCYYIVGLPAGILLGFTFGFGAEGIWSGMIGGICLQTIILIVVTSITNWRKEAEEAGSRVKKWGGGSTAED, from the exons ATGGGTGTAGAAACTCCACTTCTGACGAATAACCATAGCAACCATGAGGACGAGAAGCCGGTGAGCTATGTTAAGGAGTTCGGACGTGAGTCCAAGTCGCTTTGGAAGCTTGCCGGTCCGGCAATCTTCACGTCCATATGTCAGTACTCGCTGGGTGCGCTCACTCAGACTTTTGCGGGTCTCGTCGGGGAGCTCGAGCTCGCCGCCGTGTCTGTTGAGAACTCTGTCATCGCCGGGCTCGCCTTCGGAGtcatg TTGGGAATGGGAAGTGCATTGGAGACGCTTTGTGGGCAAGCATATGGTGCGGGTAGTATCAGGATGTTGGGGGTGTACATGCAGAGATCGTGGGTCATTTTGTTGACTACAGCTTGTATTTTGGTCCCTATCTATGTTTGGTCCCCTCCCATCCTTGAGGTCATTGGGGAGACCACTGAGATATCTGAGGCTGCTG GCAAATTTGCCCTTTGGATGCTTCCACAATTGTTCGCGTACGCGCTCAATTTTCCAATCCAAAAGTTCCTGCAAGCACAGAGGAAAGTGTTGGTCATGGCATGGATATCGGCAGTGGTGCTGGTGCTACACACATTCTTTAGCTGGCTGCTGATATTGAAGCTTGGGTGGGGCTTAACTGGAGCGGCAATCACCTTGAACACCTCATGGTGGCTCATTGTTATTGCTCAATTGCTCTACATTTTCATTACCAAGTCCGATGGTGCGTGGGCTGGCTTCTCGTGGCTCGCATTTGCAGACTTGTGGGGCTTTGTGAAGCTTTCATTGGCTTCTGCTGTGATGTTATG CTTGGAGTTTTGGTACTTGATGATACTGGTGGTGATAACAGGCCGTCTGCAGGATCCTCTGATTCCAGTTGACGCCATCTCTATTTG CATGAACATACAAGGATGGGATGCGATGATTGCGCTTGGGTTCAATGCTGCAATTAG TGTGAGGGTATCAAATGAACTTGGAGCCGGCAATTTCCGTGCTGCAAAATTTGCAGTGATAGTCGTTTCAATCACATCCATTTCCATAGGAGTTGTTTGCATGAGCGTAGTATTTGCAACAAGGGATTACTTCCCTTACCTTTTCACCACCAGTGAAGCCGTCGCCGTGGAAACTACCAAACTTGCTGTCTTGCTAGGAATCACAGTGCTTCTAAACAGCCTTCAACCAGTCTTATCTG GTGTGGCTGTTGGAGCCGGATGGCAAGCCATTGTCGCATATATCAACATCGGGTGCTACTACATTGTTGGATTGCCTGCTGGCATACTCCTCGGATTCACATTTGGATTTGGAGCTGAG GGTATTTGGTCAGGAATGATTGGAGGCATTTGTTTGCAAACCATAATCTTGATAGTGGTCACTTCAATAACTAACTGGAGGAAAGAG GCTGAAGAAGCAGGGAGCCGTGTGAAGAAATGGGGAGGGGGTTCAACTGCAGAGGATTGA
- the LOC132184423 gene encoding F-box/FBD/LRR-repeat protein At1g13570-like, producing the protein MQMDLDKISNLPGHIIDQILSNLSITEAVRTSVLSSKWRYKWATLPHLAFDNQCFPVSSQDHAILKNKLVNIVDHVLLLHNGPIYKFKLSHRDLLGITDIDRWILHLSRSPIKEFVLEIWKGQRYKMPSSLFSCHNLIHLELFNCLLKPPLTFKGFRSLKSLDLQHVTLAQDVFGSLISSCPLLERLTLMNFDGFTHLNIDAPNLQFFDIGGAFEDISFENTFCLTVISIGLYVNVGNEKRRAYANSSNLVNFFAHLPYIRRLEVQSYFLKYLAIGIVPRKLPTPCVHLNYLSIRINFNDVEEVIAALCLLRSSPNLQELEVLARPEEHATMATFTNCWEDNHCSLPFNQLRQVKIVGILGIKPELNFINFLLLASPVLETMSVKPASINGGWELLKELLRFRRASMQAEIIYLDP; encoded by the exons ATGCAGATGGATCTAGACAAGATCAGCAACTTACCAGGGCATATTATAGATCAGATTTTGTCAAATTTGTCAATTACGGAGGCAGTTAGGACAAGTGTTTTGTCAAGCAAGTGGAGGTACAAATGGGCTACACTTCCACATCTTGCGTTTGATAATCAATGTTTCCCTGTTTCTTCTCAAGATCATGCAATTCTCAAGAATAAACTTGTGAACATTGTTGATCATGTTCTCTTACTTCATAATGGCCCAATATACAAGTTCAAACTATCTCACCGAGATCTTCTAGGCATTACTGACATTGATCGGTGGATTCTTCATCTATCAAGGAGCCCTATCAAGGAGTTTGTTCTTGAAATTTGGAAAGGGCAACGCTACAAGATGCcgtcttctttattttcttgccACAATTTGATTCATTTAGAGTTATTTAATTGTTTGCTAAAACCTCCGTTGACATTTAAAGGCTTCAGGAGCTTGAAGAGCCTTGATCTGCAGCATGTGACCTTGGCCCAAGATGTGTTTGGAAGTCTGATTTCTAGCTGCCCTCTGCTAGAGAGATTGACATTGATGAACTTTGATGGTTTCACCCATCTCAACATTGATGCACCAAATCTCCAATTTTTTGACATTGGAGGTGCTTTCGAGGACATTAGTTTTGAAAACACCTTCTGTTTAACTGTTATTTCCATTGGATTATATGTAAATGTTGGCAATGAAAAAAGGCGAGCTTATGCCAATTCTAGCaatttggtcaatttttttGCTCATCTGCCCTATATTCGAAGGCTAGAGGTTCAGAGCTACTTTTTGAAG TATTTGGCTATTGGAATTGTGCCACGAAAGTTGCCTACTCCGTGCGTTCATCTGAATTATCTTTCCATACGCATAAACTTTAATGATGTGGAGGAGGTTATAGCTGCTCTGTGCCTCTTAAGAAGTTCCCCAAATCTACAAGAGCTAGAAGTTTTG GCTCGCCCGGAGGAACACGCTACGATGGCGACATTCACTAACTGTTGGGAAGACAACCACTGCAGTCTTCCATTCAACCAACTGAGACAAGTGAAAATAGTTGGCATCCTTGGTATAAAACCGGAATTGAATTTCATCAATTTCCTGCTATTAGCTTCCCCAGTTCTTGAAACAATGAGTGTTAAGCCTGCTTCCATCAATGGAGGATGGGAGTTGCTAAAAGAATTGCTGCGATTCCGGCGAGCCTCCATGCAAGCAGAAATCATTTACTTGGACCCTTAA
- the LOC132185601 gene encoding type IV inositol polyphosphate 5-phosphatase 11 isoform X1, which produces MQRITSFFRFCRGRAKLKRRAAAMGFMNHHHQTAISSGQEGIKTVGVDNHNLCDFSSNSDLCICIVTWNMNGKVSYEDLAELVGSSRKFDLLVVGLQEVPRDNILRLLQAALEETHIVLGKAIMQSLQLYVFGPKNSDLLVKVELQVDKHSVGGFGGLIRRKKGAVAIRINYKGFRMVFITCHLSAHASKVEERNCQCKHISHSLFSKNWNPYAKPAHITVWLGDLNYRIQGIDTHPARNLIQKDLHGTLTSNDQLLQEAERGHIFNGYCEGTLTFKPTYKYNVGSSKYDTSYKVRVPAWTDRILFKIEDAKKINATLRFYESMDDIYSSDHKPVKAHLCLKLNKLLSA; this is translated from the exons ATGCAGAGGATCACTAGCTTTTTCAGGTTTTGCAGAGGACGAGCCAAGTTGAAGAGAAGGGCGGCGGCAATGGGTTTTATGAACCATCATCATCAGACAGCAATTAGCAGCGGCCAAGAAGGAATAAAGACCGTTGGGGTGGATAATCATAATCTATGCGACTTTTCAAGCAACTCGGATCTCTGCATTTGCATTGTCACTTGGAACATGAATGGAAAG GTCTCTTACGAAGATCTAGCAGAACTTGTAGGGAGCAGCCGAAAGTTTGATCTTCTCGTTGTTGGGTTGCAGGAGGTTCCACGAGACAACATTCTACGGCTATTGCAGGCGGCTCTAGAAGAAACACATAT TGTGTTAGGGAAGGCCATAATGCAATCTCTGCAGCTGTATGTTTTTGGACCAAAGAACTCAGACTTGTTAGTCAAAG TAGAATTGCAGGTGGATAAGCATTCCGTTGGGGGATTTGGGGGATTAATTAGGAGGAAGAAAGGGGCCGTGGCAATCCGCATCAATTACAAAGGCTTCCGAATGGTGTTCATAACATGCCATCTCTCCG CTCATGCAAGCAAAGTAGAAGAGCGAAATTGTCAGTGCAAACACATATCACACTCTCTCTTTTCCAAGAATTGGAACCCTTATGCCAAGCCAGCTCACATCACTGTGTGGTTAGGAGATCTTAATTATAGGATACAGGGCATCGATACACACCCGGCACgaaatttaattcaaaaagaTCTTCACGGA ACGCTAACCAGCAACGATCAACTCTTACAAGAGGCTGAAAGAGGACACATCTTCAATGGGTACTGCGAAGGGACATTGACATTCAAACCGACATACAAATATAATGTTGGAAGTAGCAAGTACGATACTAGTTACAAG GTAAGAGTTCCAGCTTGGACAGATCGAATATTGTTCAAGATAGAAgacgccaaaaaaataaatgcgaCTTTACGTTTTTATGAATCAATGGATGATATATACAGTTCGGATCATAAACCAGTGAAAGCTCATCTCTGTTTAAAACTTAACAAATTGTTGTCGGCGTAA
- the LOC132185601 gene encoding type IV inositol polyphosphate 5-phosphatase 11 isoform X2, with translation MQRITSFFRFCRGRAKLKRRAAAMGFMNHHHQTAISSGQEGIKTVGVDNHNLCDFSSNSDLCICIVTWNMNGKVSYEDLAELVGSSRKFDLLVVGLQEVPRDNILRLLQAALEETHIVLGKAIMQSLQLYVFGPKNSDLLVKELQVDKHSVGGFGGLIRRKKGAVAIRINYKGFRMVFITCHLSAHASKVEERNCQCKHISHSLFSKNWNPYAKPAHITVWLGDLNYRIQGIDTHPARNLIQKDLHGTLTSNDQLLQEAERGHIFNGYCEGTLTFKPTYKYNVGSSKYDTSYKVRVPAWTDRILFKIEDAKKINATLRFYESMDDIYSSDHKPVKAHLCLKLNKLLSA, from the exons ATGCAGAGGATCACTAGCTTTTTCAGGTTTTGCAGAGGACGAGCCAAGTTGAAGAGAAGGGCGGCGGCAATGGGTTTTATGAACCATCATCATCAGACAGCAATTAGCAGCGGCCAAGAAGGAATAAAGACCGTTGGGGTGGATAATCATAATCTATGCGACTTTTCAAGCAACTCGGATCTCTGCATTTGCATTGTCACTTGGAACATGAATGGAAAG GTCTCTTACGAAGATCTAGCAGAACTTGTAGGGAGCAGCCGAAAGTTTGATCTTCTCGTTGTTGGGTTGCAGGAGGTTCCACGAGACAACATTCTACGGCTATTGCAGGCGGCTCTAGAAGAAACACATAT TGTGTTAGGGAAGGCCATAATGCAATCTCTGCAGCTGTATGTTTTTGGACCAAAGAACTCAGACTTGTTAGTCAAAG AATTGCAGGTGGATAAGCATTCCGTTGGGGGATTTGGGGGATTAATTAGGAGGAAGAAAGGGGCCGTGGCAATCCGCATCAATTACAAAGGCTTCCGAATGGTGTTCATAACATGCCATCTCTCCG CTCATGCAAGCAAAGTAGAAGAGCGAAATTGTCAGTGCAAACACATATCACACTCTCTCTTTTCCAAGAATTGGAACCCTTATGCCAAGCCAGCTCACATCACTGTGTGGTTAGGAGATCTTAATTATAGGATACAGGGCATCGATACACACCCGGCACgaaatttaattcaaaaagaTCTTCACGGA ACGCTAACCAGCAACGATCAACTCTTACAAGAGGCTGAAAGAGGACACATCTTCAATGGGTACTGCGAAGGGACATTGACATTCAAACCGACATACAAATATAATGTTGGAAGTAGCAAGTACGATACTAGTTACAAG GTAAGAGTTCCAGCTTGGACAGATCGAATATTGTTCAAGATAGAAgacgccaaaaaaataaatgcgaCTTTACGTTTTTATGAATCAATGGATGATATATACAGTTCGGATCATAAACCAGTGAAAGCTCATCTCTGTTTAAAACTTAACAAATTGTTGTCGGCGTAA